Part of the Longimicrobiales bacterium genome is shown below.
ACGGCGCGGAAGACGATGATGGGCGTCAACGTTCCGACGGTGCCGGGCAGTGCAGGTGCCATCGAGGACGCGGAGTCCGCGCTGGTTACGGCGCGGGAGATCGGGTTTCCGATACTCATCAAGGCGGCTGCGGGGGGCGGCGGGAAGGGCATGCGTGTCGCGCAGGATGAGGACGTATTCCAGACGCAGCTGCAGATGGCGCAGAATGAGGCACGCTCCGCGTTCGGCGACGCCTCGGTCTATCTGGAGAAGTACCTGGCGCGGCCGCGGCACATCGAGGTACAGGTCATGGGCGACCATCACGGCACCATTATTCACCTCGGTGAACGTGAATGCTCGCTCCAGCGGCGCCATCAGAAGCTGATCGAAGAGGCGCCGTCCGCGGCGCTCACGCCCGAGCTGCGGGAGCGCATGGGCGAGGCAGCCACGCGCGGGGCGAAGGCCATCGGTTATTTCTCCGCCGGTACGGTCGAGTTTCTGCTGGACGAGGACGGCAGCTTCTACTTCATGGAGATGAACACGCGCATCCAGGTCGAGCATCCGGTCACGGAGCTGGTCACGGGTGTGGATCTCGTGAAGGAGCAGATCCGTGTGGCGGCGGGGGAGCGGCTCTCGATCAGCGAAACGCCGGTACTACGCGGTCACTGCATTGAATGCCGCATCAATGCGGAGGACCCGGCGCGCAACTTCGCGCCGAGCCCCGGACAGATCACGATTTTCCACCCGCCGGGCGGCCCCGGTGTGCGCGTGGATACGCACGTGTACGCTGGCTACGTGGTGCCACCGTATTACGATTCGCTGATCGGCAAGCTCATCGTGCACGGCAACACGCGCGAGGAGGCACTGGTTCGCACGCGCATTGCGCTCGATTCATTCATCATCGAGGGCGTCCACACGACGATCCCGTTCCTGCTCGAGCTGCTGCGCGACGAGGATGTGATCGCGGGCCGGCTCGATACGAAGCTGGTGGAGCGTCGCATGAGTGAACGGGCAGCGAGCGCCGCGTGAGACTCGATGTGGCATTCACGCCGGCCGAGGTGAAGGGAGCCATCGGCCGGCGCGCTGTCGTTGTCATCGATGTGCTTCGAGCCACGAGCAGCATGGTGTCTGCGCTCGTGAACGGCGCGCGCAGCATCCTGCCGGTGTCGGGCGTGGACGAGGCGGTGCGGAAGGCGGAGGAGCTGGGTCGCGACAATGTGCTGCTCTGCGGCGAGCGGGATGCGGAGCCGATCCGCGGATTCCATCTCGGTAACTCGCCCCTGGAGTTCACACGTGAGGCGGTCGCAGGCAGGACGCTCATCATGTCGACGACGAACGGCACCAACGCCGTGCTCGCGGGTGCAGCCGGCAGCGTGTGTCTGGTCGGGTCGCTGTTGAACGCGCGTGCGGTCGCACAGCGACTCGTCGACCTCGGTGGTGAGGCGCTGCTGTTGTGTGCGGGGCGCGAAGGTCGCTTCGCTCTGGAGGACGCCATCTGCGCCGGCCGGATCGCACGGCACGTTCGTGCGATCGCGGGTACATTGAGCGGTAACGATGCGCTGAGCGCGACGGTGCGGATGTCGCGCGCCGCGCCGTCGGTCCGGGCACTCACCCGCACCGCTGCGGGACGGCGTCTCACAGAGCTCCGACGCCATGATGACATCGCTTTCTGTGCGCGGGAGGACCTCTTCGATGCAGTTCCGGTCCTCGATGAGCACCGCATTCTTCTGTAGCAGATCGTCGACATGATCAGCAGTCGTCAACGTCGGCAGCTCTTCGGCATCGGCCTCCTCTCGCTGAGCGCGTTCACGCTGCTCAGCCTGCTCCCCGTCGCAACTCTGGGCGGCGCCGCACTGGATGTGTTTGCGGCGGGCAACGTCATGGGTGTACTCGGTGCGCTCTTTTCCGGCGCGGGCATCACCGCGATCGGCATCGGCGTGCTGCTCGTGCCCGCGTTCCTTGCGATCGCGGGCGCTGCCTTCTTTGACTGGATCGAGGGAGAGCGTGCACTCCGGCTCGGCGCACTGCTGCTCGGCCTCGCCGTGCTGCTGCCCGCTGTGGCCGCGCTCTTTGCAGCGGATACCGGTTATGCCTTCGTCGAGGTGCTGCCCGCACGCAGCGCCGGCTGGGTGGGCCGTACACTCACGCTGCCGTTCGCGGCTCTGCTGGGAAAAGTAGGTGCGGCATTCGCACTGATGGTGCTCCTGGTCGCCCTGTCCGTCGCGACCATCGGCTGGAATCCGCTGGGCGCCGCCGCGCGCGGTATCCGTTCGCTGCGGCGCGCGCAGCCGCAGCAGCCGGAAACGGACGTTCTGCCGGAGCCGTCGCCAGAGCCCGTGCTCGCAGGTGTGCTCGACGAGCCGGCCGTGACAGAGCCCGCTGCGGCGCAGTCCCCGTCGCTGGTGCCCAGACTGTTGCGGCGGAAGAAGGCGGAAGCGGCCATTGTCCTGGAGGACACGGGCGATCCGGACGCAACGGAGACGCCCCCGCTCGCGCTTCTGAGCGAGCCGCCGCCTGGTGACCATGCAGCGAACGAGGCACACTACGACCGGCTCGGGCAGGTGCTCGTCGACACGCTGCGTACGTTCAAGGTGGAGAGTCAGATCGGCGGCCGCACCACCGGTCCGGTGGTAACGCAGTTCGAAGTGGTGCCGGCGCCGGGCGTGAAGGTGAACCGCATTGCCGCTCTCGATGCGGACCTGGCACTCGCGCTGCGTGCGCCGAGCATCCGCATCGTCGCCCCCATCCCGGGGAAGGGCGCAGTGGGCGTCGAGGTTCCCAATCCCGAAGCGGAAGTCGTCTACCTGCGCCGGATCCTGGAGAGCCCGACCTTCCAGCGCGCGCGTGGCGCACTGCCGCTCGCGCTGGGGAAGGACCTGAATGGGCGGCCGTACGTCGCAGACCTGGCGAAGATGCCGCACCTGCTGATCGCCGGCGCGACCGGCTCGGGCAAGTCGATCTGCATCAATACGCTCATCACCAGCCTGGTATACAGGCATTCGCCGAAGACACTGCGCCTGCTCATGGTCGACCCGAAGATGGTCGAGCTCAGCATCTACGGCGATCTGCCGCACCTGCGTCATCCCGTGGTTACCGATCCCCAGGACGCAGCCACCGTGCTGAAGTGGGCGGTCCTCGAGATGGAACGGCGCTACGCGCTGCTTTCGGAGAACGGCGCGCGCTCGCTTGCGGAGTTCAACAAGCGCGCTGAGGAAGGCGCACCGCTGCGCCGCGCCAACCCGGTCGGCGCGGATGACGACCCGGAGCGCTGGACCTATACGGACGGGCCGCTGCCGTTCATCGTGCTGGTCGTCGATGAGCTGGCCGATCTCATGATGTCCGTGCAGGCGGAGATCGAGAAGCCGCTGGCGCAGCTGGCGCAGAAGTCGCGCGCCATCGGCATCCACCTGGTCGTGGCCACGCAGCGGCCGAGCGTCAACGTCATCACGGGCCTCATCAAGGCCAACTTCCCGTGCAGAATCGCGTTCCGTGTCAGCTCCAAGGTCGACTCACGCACCATCATCGATCAGAACGGCGCGGATGCACTGCTCGGCAACGGCGACATGCTGTTCCAGCCGCCCGGAACGTCGGACCCCGTCCGCATTCAAGGCGCTTACATATCGACCGAAGATACCGAGCAGATGATGGACTGGTACCGCGCACGCGAGGCGGAGAAGCCCGCGCGCGAGGAGGACATCCTCGAGATGGTGCGCGCACGCGAGGCCGCGGACGCCGCGCCCGACGATGACAGCGCCTTCTTCGAGGAGCGCGACGCGCTGTTCCGGCAGGCCGCGGAGATCTGCGTCCAGTTCCAGCAGGGCTCGACGTCCCTGCTCCAGCGACGCCTCCGCATCGGCTACGGTCGCGCCGCGCGCATCATCGATCAGCTGCACAATGCCGGAGTGCTCGGCCCTCCGGACGGTTCCAAGCCGCGCGAAGTGCTCGTCGGCATGGAGTCCGTCGGCCACATCTGCGGTGACGACTGAGGAACGGCGCGGCCGTGGTCGTGTACGAGGCTCGGGACAAACCTGGAGTGGACTGCATGAATGCACTTGTGAGGATGCTCGCCGCCGGCGCGCTCATCGGCGCTGCCGCCTGCGGCGGTTCCGATGTGCCGGATCCGGATACGGCCGCCGAAGTACGCGCTGACAGCACGCCGGCCGGCGACCTGATGGCGCCTGCCGGGGACAGTACGCGGCCGCCACCGCCGGGGCTTGCTCCGGTCGCAGTCGACGACGCCGACCGCCATACCGCCGATCAGCCGACGACGAACGGTCCTTCCGGCCAGCCGCGCCAGCCCGCTGCGCCGGCCGGAGGCCAGCAGCAGGCGCCCGCGCCCGCGACCCCGCAGGAGCCCGCGGCCGACGAGGGTGCCGCTGTACTGCGCCGCGCCGCAGCCGCGTATGAGGATGTGACCTCCATGCAGGCCTCGTTCGTCATGCATTTCAACAACCCGCTGCTCCGTCAGCAGACGACCAGCCGCGGGATGCTGTATCAGCAGAGGCCCGACAGGATCGCATTGCGGTTCACGGATCCGGACGGTGACATCATCCTGAGCGATGGCCAGAACTTCTTCATCTATCAGCCGAGCATTGACGCCAGGCAGGCCACGCAGACGCCCGCTGCCCCCGGCGGCGGCGGCGGTGTCGACCTCCAGGCCCAGTTCGTCGGGAACCCCACGGAGCGGTTCCGTTACACTCTCGAGGGTCGCGAGAACGTGGGGAACCGCCCGGCCGACGTGATGATACTGGTGCCGCGCGCACGGGCGGAGTACCGTTCACTCAAGGTCTGGTTCGACACGCGCGATTCGCTCGCGCGCCGTTTCGAGATCACGGAGCACAACGGCAGCGTCCGCCGGTTCGACCTGTCCGGGCTGCGGACGAACACGGCCGTTCCGGAGGACGTGTTCCGCTTCATTCCGCCCGCCGGGGTCCGCATCGTCCGCGTGGGCTGACGGGCCCGTACATTGATTTGATGACGTCCCCGGAGCCGGGTATATTGCGGTTCCGGGGACGTTTCGCTGCAAGGCAGGGGAATGGCGAGAAGTACGATACGACGGGCATTGCCGGTGCTGGGCGCACCGCGCGAGACGCCGACGGCAGCGGTGGAGCTGTCGGCGGACGCGCTGCGCGTGGGGCTGGTGACGCTCGGCTGTGACAAGAACACGGTGGACAGCGAACGGCTGCTCGCGCGGCTGGCGGGCGCGGGTGCACGCGTCATCGGGGATGCCGGCGATGCGGACGTGGTGGTGATCAACACGTGCGGCTTCATCGATGTCGCGAAGGAAGAATCGGTAGACGCTATCCTGGACGCAGTGCGCCTGAAGCACGCGGGTCGCGTCCGTGCGGTAGTCGCGATGGGCTGCATGGTGCAACGCTACAAGGCGGAGCTGCAGCGGGAGCTGCCCGAAGTCGATCTGTTCCTCGGCCTGACGGAAGCAGAACAGCTGGTGCCGGAGCTGCGCGCGCGCGGGCTGCTGCGCGAGAGCGTGGTACCGACGATGGAACAGCCGCTGCGGCTGCTGACGACATCGACGCCGCACACGTCTCATCTGAAGATCAGCGAGGGCTGCGATCACACGTGTGCCTTCTGCGCCATCCCGCTGATGCGCGGCCGACACCGCTCCACACCCATCGACGCGCTCGTGCGCGAGGCGCAGCAGCTGGAGGCCGCGGGCGTGGTCGAACTGAATCTGATCAGCCAGGACACGACCTGGTACGGCCGCGACATCGTGCGTGGCACTGCCGGGACGGAAACAGAGTGGTTCATCGGCCGCACGTTCGCCGGCATGGCGAGCGTGATGGCGGACGTCCGCATCGCGGATCTGGACAGCGCCGCCGCGCGCGCCAACGGAGGCCGCACGACGCCGGCCGGGGCCGCCGCAGGAGCGACTCCGGCCGTCAGGGCGGACGGTGGGGCCGGTGGAGCGCGGCGGCATGGGCTGCTGCCGGAGTTGCTCGATGCACTCGTTGCCGGCACCTCGATCCCATGGTTCCGCCTTTTCTATATGTACCCATCGGGCATCTATCCCGCCCTGGTGGAGCAGATCGCGCGCGAGCCGCGCATCCTGCCCTATATCGACATGCCGATCCAGCACGGCAGTGACAGCGTGCTGAAGCGGATGCGCCGCCCCGAACGGCAGGCCACCATCCGCGAGCGTGTCACCTGGCTCCGTGATGCGATACCGGACGTCGCGCTGCGCACGACGGTCATCGTCGGCTTCCCGGGCGAGACGGACGAGGAGTTCGACGACATGCTGGGTCTGCTGGAGGAAATCCGGTTCGATCACCTGGGTGCATTCGCGTATTCCGAGGAAGAGAGTACGCCCGCGGCGGGGATGTCGGACCAGGTGGATGCAGCGGTCCGGCGCGAGCGTCTGGAACGTGTGCACGAGCTGCAGTCGGCGATCGCGCAGGAGCGCAATGAGCGCTGGCTCGGCAGGGAAGCGCATGTGCTGATCGATACGCTGACCGGTCGTGACTCGGACGATCCGGACGCGCGCGCGGGCGCGCGCGGTGCGATCGGCCGCACCGCCGGTCAGGCACTGGAGATCGATGGCGTCGTGCACATCGCGGATGCGCGCGGTGCGCGACCTGGTGATTTCGTGAGAGTACGAGTGGTGGATGTCGTGGAAAACGATCTGAAGGCGGAGATCCCTGGTGACTGAAGCAACGTACATCGACAGGAGTGCGAGCGCTCATCTGTTCGAGCGCGCACGCACGCTGATTCCCGGCGGTGTGAACTCGCCTGTTCGGGCATTCGGCAGGGTCGGCGGCAATCCGTTCTTCGTCGATCGCGCAGACGGTGCGGTGCTGCATGATGTGGACGGCTGCGCGTACTTCGATTACGTGATGAGCTGGGGCGCGCTGATGCTCGGCCACGCGCACGCATCGATCACGCGTGCATTGACGGAAGCGACGGTGCGCGGCACGAGCTACGGCGCACCCACCGGTGCGGAGGTGGAGCTGGCGGATCTGGTGGTCGAGCTCATGCCGCACATCGAGATGGTGCGCTTCGTCAACAGCGGCACCGAGGCCACCATGGCTGCGGTACGTCTCGCCCGTGCCGCGACGGGCCGCGATCTCATCCTGAAGTTCAACGGCTGCTATCACGGCCACGGCGACTCGTTTCTGGTACAGGCGGGAAGCGGCGTGGCGACGCTGGGGCTTCCCGATTCGCCGGGCGTGCCGAAAGCGCTAGCGGAGCTTACGCTGTCCGTGCCGTTCAACGACGCGGATGCGGTGCGCTCCGCGTTCGAGCAGCATGGTGACCGGATTGCATGCGTGATCGTCGAGCCGATCGTGGGGAACTCCGGCTTCATCGCGCCGCACGCTGACTTCCATGCGCAGCTGCGCGAGATCACGACGATGCACGGCGCACTGCTCATTTTCGATGAGGTGATGACCGGATTCCGTGTGGCGCTCGGCGGCGCAAGCGAACGCTTCGCTGTGACGCCGGACCTCACCACTCTCGGCAAGGTCATCGGCGGCGGTCTGCCGGTCGGCGCCTACGGCGGGCGGCGCGATCTGATGGAGATGATCGCGCCGGCCGGCCCCGTATACCAGGCCGGAACACTGTCGGGCAATCCGCTGGCCATGGCCGCGGGCATTGCGCAGCTCCTGTTTCTGCGCGAGACACGGCCGTACGAAGTTCTCGAGCAGCGCGCGCGCGGACTGCTCGCCGCTCTGGCGGACACAGCGCACGAGCTCGGCATCCCGTTCCGCGGCGATGCCGCCGGCGCGATGTTCGGCTGGCATTTCGTCGACGGACCCGTGCATGATTTCGCTGCGGCAGCCCGCGTGGACAGCGCGTTGTTTGCGCGCTTCCACCGTGCCAGCCTCGACCGCGGCGTGTTCCTCGCCCCCTCCCCGTTCGAGGCGTCATTCATGTCCGTGGCGCACACGCAGGAGCTGGTGGACGAGACAGCCGAGCGGCTGAGCGACGCGCTCAGGGAGGCCGCGCAATGAGGCAGACATCAGCAGTCCTCATGTGCGCAGCAGCCCTGTCGGCGTGCACGCCGGGCGAGCGCATGCCGGCGGGTCCGCCGCAGCCGCCGGCCGCCGGACTCCCGTCGGACGAGCCGCGCATCCGGATCGGGATCGTCGTCGACAGCAGCATGGCGACCGTCGGCGCATCAACCGGATTCGCCATCCGTGTCGCGGGCGGCGACGAGGTGGCGCGCGGCGGTGCGGGCGCGACGTGGACGTTCTCGGCGGACGCTCAGGGGCGGTTGAGCGCGCGCGGGCCGTCCGGTGTGGTCCGGCCGCGCGCGGCATCACTGCGCGTCATCCCGGATGCGCCGGGCGGCCTCACGATCAACGGGCGACAGTATCGCGGCGAGGCACTGATCATTCCGCGCAGCGGTGGCCTCGTGTCCGCGTTGAACGTGGTGGATCTCGAGGCGTACCTGCTCGGAGTGGTGCCGCGCGAGATCGGGCGGCTGCCCGCGTCGCAGATCGAGGCCATGAAGGCCCAGGCAGTGGCGGCGCGCACATACGCGATCGGTAATCTCGGTGGGCGCGAGACACTCGGATTCGACTTCTACGCGACCGTGATGGACCAGGTTTACGGCGGTGTCGCTGATGAGGACTCCATCGTGAGTCGTGCGGTGCGCGAGACGGCGGGCGAGATCCTGACGTACAACGGCGCGCCCATACTGGCCTACTACTCGTCCACGTGCGGGGGACGTACGGCCGCGATCGAGGACTCGTGGACGAACCGTCAGCCGCTGCCGTACCTGCGTTCCGTCTCCGATCGGATTCCCGGCACCGATGAGTACTACTGCTCCACGTCCAACCGCTTCAACTGGACGACGCGCTGGACCCGCGCACAGCTTCTCGCCGTGCTTGGCGAGACGCTCCGTGCCCACACGCGCGGTGCGGTGCAGGCCGTCAGCCGCGTCGATGACGTGCGCATCATCGACCGTAACGCGTCCGGTCGGGCGACTGTCGAGCTCACTGCGGACGGACGGGAGTACACCCTGCGCGGCGACTCCATACGCTGGGTCCTCCGGCCACAGCCGGGCCCCGCGATCCTGAACAGCTCGCTGCTGCACGACATTGCTGTCGAACGGGGCCCCGGAGGCGTCTCGTCCATGGAGATCGAGGGCGGCGGCTGGGGCCACGCGATCGGCATGTGCCAGGTCGGGGCCATGGGGCGCGCACGAGCCGGCCAGTCTTACAGTGAGATCCTGCGCGCCTACTATACCGGCGTGGAAGTCCGCAGGCTCTACTGATGCGTTTGTTCGCGCGACTGCTGACGGCCTGCGCTCTTCTGCTTCCCGCGGCCCGGGCACACGGCCAGGAGCTGGCCGACTACGATTACGAGAATCTCACGTTCCGCGGCATCGGCTTCGACTACGGCTATATCTGGCCGACGAAGGTCGAGGCGGCGCCCATGTACTCCATCCGCCTGGACCTCGGCTTCCTCGGCCCCGCGGTCCGCATCTCACCCAGCCTCTCGTACTGGTCATCGGAGTTCCGGGCCACGGAGCTGGATCGGCTTGCCGACCGCCTCAACAACCTGCCGCCGCTGCAGCAGCAGGGCGTGGTGATCACCGCGGCGGACCTCGGTACGGTCGAATGGAGCGACCTCACGATGTCGGTCGATGCCCACGTGGTGTGGACGGCGCCCCTCGATATCATCACATTCGTCGGTGTGGGCGGGTCGCTGCATGCGCTCAACGGTCGCGGTGATGCCATTGCGGAGACGTTCGTGGAGGACCTCCTCGACTCGACCACCGCTGGCCTGGCCGTGCTCGCGGGCGCCGAGTACCAGCCGATCCCGCGCCTGCGCCTGTATGGCGAAGCGCGCTACACGCTGGTGAGCGACGTGCGATACCCGGGCATACGGCTGGGCGCCGCATTGATGCTGCCGCCGCGCTCCGTGACATCCGAATCGGGGGGGCTCGATGAGTGAAGGGAAGCTGCGCGTGGCGCTGATGGGCGTCGGCGCCATCGCACAGGTGGTGCATCTGCCGGTGCTGAACGAGCTCGATGAGGTCGAGCTTACCGCGGTCTGCGATGTCGATTACGTGCGCGCCAACGCACTCGCCGCCCGCTTCGGCATCCCCCACATATTCCGCGATGACGATGAGGTGTTCAGATCCGACCTGATCGACGCGATCATCATCTGCACGCCCAGCTATCTCCACGAGGAGCAGGCGATCGCGGCGCTCGAGGCCGGCAAGCACGTGCTCGTCGAGAAGCCGCTCGCGCTCTCACCCGAAGCCGTCGAGCGCGTCATCGCCGTCGCCGAGCGCACCGGCCGCACGCTGATGGTCGCCATGAACAACCGCTACCGCCCGGATACGGTCGCGCTGCGGCCGTTCTCCACCAACGGCGAGCTGGGCGATGTGTTTCTCACCCGCGGTGCGTGGCTGAACCGCAAGATGCGCGTCGTGCGGCCCACCTGGCGCCACCGTCGCGCAACGGCCGGCGGCGGCGCCATGATGGACCTCGGCGTGCAGACCCTCGACCTGTGCCTCTGGATGCTCGGCTGGCCCGACGCAGCCAGCGTCATGACCCACATGCATTACCCCGATGGCATGGAGGTAGAGGACACCGCGGGCATCATCGTCCGCCTGAAGAACGGCTCCGGCATCTCACTGACCGTGAGCTGGAGCCTCGTCGCCGAGCGCGACCGCCACTACATGCGCATGCTCGGTACCCGCGGCTCCGGCGCCATATCGCCGCTGGCCGTCTTCAAGGAAGTGGAGACCGGTCAGATGATCGATGTCACGCCGAACGTCTCGCTCGGACGCGAGAATCTCTACACCGCCTCGTACCGGCGCGAGCTGACGCACTTCGTGAGCGTTGCGACCGGCGGCAGCGAGGAGCCGCTGCCGCGTGAGCAGATCCAGATCATGCGCATCGTCGAGGCCGCCTACCGGTCGGCGGAAGAGAAGGCGGAGGTGAACCTGTAGCTCTCGCCGCGGCCTCCTCCCTCCTGCCGGGGAGACTTCCTGCCCGGGTCCCGCCGGGCCGGCGAAACCTTGCCCGTACCGGCGATTTTCGTTAATCTTCCTGTCTATACGCGAACACGCCACGAGGGCCAGAGCATGAAGCCAGGCATTCATCCGGACTACACGACTTCCACGGTGCATTGCGCCTGTGGGAACAAGTTCGAGACGCGCAGCACGCAGGACGACATCCACGTTGAGATCTGCGCCATCTGCCACCCGTACTACACGGGGCGGCAGAAGCTGATCGATACCGCGGGCCGGGTCGAGCGATTCCGCCAGAAATGGGGAAAGCAGACGGCCGGAGCATGAGAAGAGCCGGGGTTTCCCCGGCTCTTTCAGCATCCGCGAGGGAACGATGAGCTGGG
Proteins encoded:
- the accC gene encoding acetyl-CoA carboxylase biotin carboxylase subunit, yielding MFRKVLVANRGEIALRVIRACREMGIRTVAVYSEADRESLHVRFADEDVCIGPAQARDSYLNIPRIIAAAEVTGAEAIHPGYGFLAENAEFAEICDRSDIVFIGPSAEHIRLMGDKATARKTMMGVNVPTVPGSAGAIEDAESALVTAREIGFPILIKAAAGGGGKGMRVAQDEDVFQTQLQMAQNEARSAFGDASVYLEKYLARPRHIEVQVMGDHHGTIIHLGERECSLQRRHQKLIEEAPSAALTPELRERMGEAATRGAKAIGYFSAGTVEFLLDEDGSFYFMEMNTRIQVEHPVTELVTGVDLVKEQIRVAAGERLSISETPVLRGHCIECRINAEDPARNFAPSPGQITIFHPPGGPGVRVDTHVYAGYVVPPYYDSLIGKLIVHGNTREEALVRTRIALDSFIIEGVHTTIPFLLELLRDEDVIAGRLDTKLVERRMSERAASAA
- a CDS encoding 2-phosphosulfolactate phosphatase, with product MRLDVAFTPAEVKGAIGRRAVVVIDVLRATSSMVSALVNGARSILPVSGVDEAVRKAEELGRDNVLLCGERDAEPIRGFHLGNSPLEFTREAVAGRTLIMSTTNGTNAVLAGAAGSVCLVGSLLNARAVAQRLVDLGGEALLLCAGREGRFALEDAICAGRIARHVRAIAGTLSGNDALSATVRMSRAAPSVRALTRTAAGRRLTELRRHDDIAFCAREDLFDAVPVLDEHRILL
- a CDS encoding DNA translocase FtsK 4TM domain-containing protein — translated: MISSRQRRQLFGIGLLSLSAFTLLSLLPVATLGGAALDVFAAGNVMGVLGALFSGAGITAIGIGVLLVPAFLAIAGAAFFDWIEGERALRLGALLLGLAVLLPAVAALFAADTGYAFVEVLPARSAGWVGRTLTLPFAALLGKVGAAFALMVLLVALSVATIGWNPLGAAARGIRSLRRAQPQQPETDVLPEPSPEPVLAGVLDEPAVTEPAAAQSPSLVPRLLRRKKAEAAIVLEDTGDPDATETPPLALLSEPPPGDHAANEAHYDRLGQVLVDTLRTFKVESQIGGRTTGPVVTQFEVVPAPGVKVNRIAALDADLALALRAPSIRIVAPIPGKGAVGVEVPNPEAEVVYLRRILESPTFQRARGALPLALGKDLNGRPYVADLAKMPHLLIAGATGSGKSICINTLITSLVYRHSPKTLRLLMVDPKMVELSIYGDLPHLRHPVVTDPQDAATVLKWAVLEMERRYALLSENGARSLAEFNKRAEEGAPLRRANPVGADDDPERWTYTDGPLPFIVLVVDELADLMMSVQAEIEKPLAQLAQKSRAIGIHLVVATQRPSVNVITGLIKANFPCRIAFRVSSKVDSRTIIDQNGADALLGNGDMLFQPPGTSDPVRIQGAYISTEDTEQMMDWYRAREAEKPAREEDILEMVRAREAADAAPDDDSAFFEERDALFRQAAEICVQFQQGSTSLLQRRLRIGYGRAARIIDQLHNAGVLGPPDGSKPREVLVGMESVGHICGDD
- a CDS encoding outer-membrane lipoprotein carrier protein LolA; its protein translation is MNALVRMLAAGALIGAAACGGSDVPDPDTAAEVRADSTPAGDLMAPAGDSTRPPPPGLAPVAVDDADRHTADQPTTNGPSGQPRQPAAPAGGQQQAPAPATPQEPAADEGAAVLRRAAAAYEDVTSMQASFVMHFNNPLLRQQTTSRGMLYQQRPDRIALRFTDPDGDIILSDGQNFFIYQPSIDARQATQTPAAPGGGGGVDLQAQFVGNPTERFRYTLEGRENVGNRPADVMILVPRARAEYRSLKVWFDTRDSLARRFEITEHNGSVRRFDLSGLRTNTAVPEDVFRFIPPAGVRIVRVG
- a CDS encoding MiaB/RimO family radical SAM methylthiotransferase, producing MARSTIRRALPVLGAPRETPTAAVELSADALRVGLVTLGCDKNTVDSERLLARLAGAGARVIGDAGDADVVVINTCGFIDVAKEESVDAILDAVRLKHAGRVRAVVAMGCMVQRYKAELQRELPEVDLFLGLTEAEQLVPELRARGLLRESVVPTMEQPLRLLTTSTPHTSHLKISEGCDHTCAFCAIPLMRGRHRSTPIDALVREAQQLEAAGVVELNLISQDTTWYGRDIVRGTAGTETEWFIGRTFAGMASVMADVRIADLDSAAARANGGRTTPAGAAAGATPAVRADGGAGGARRHGLLPELLDALVAGTSIPWFRLFYMYPSGIYPALVEQIAREPRILPYIDMPIQHGSDSVLKRMRRPERQATIRERVTWLRDAIPDVALRTTVIVGFPGETDEEFDDMLGLLEEIRFDHLGAFAYSEEESTPAAGMSDQVDAAVRRERLERVHELQSAIAQERNERWLGREAHVLIDTLTGRDSDDPDARAGARGAIGRTAGQALEIDGVVHIADARGARPGDFVRVRVVDVVENDLKAEIPGD
- the hemL gene encoding glutamate-1-semialdehyde 2,1-aminomutase, which produces MTEATYIDRSASAHLFERARTLIPGGVNSPVRAFGRVGGNPFFVDRADGAVLHDVDGCAYFDYVMSWGALMLGHAHASITRALTEATVRGTSYGAPTGAEVELADLVVELMPHIEMVRFVNSGTEATMAAVRLARAATGRDLILKFNGCYHGHGDSFLVQAGSGVATLGLPDSPGVPKALAELTLSVPFNDADAVRSAFEQHGDRIACVIVEPIVGNSGFIAPHADFHAQLREITTMHGALLIFDEVMTGFRVALGGASERFAVTPDLTTLGKVIGGGLPVGAYGGRRDLMEMIAPAGPVYQAGTLSGNPLAMAAGIAQLLFLRETRPYEVLEQRARGLLAALADTAHELGIPFRGDAAGAMFGWHFVDGPVHDFAAAARVDSALFARFHRASLDRGVFLAPSPFEASFMSVAHTQELVDETAERLSDALREAAQ
- a CDS encoding SpoIID/LytB domain-containing protein, whose product is MRQTSAVLMCAAALSACTPGERMPAGPPQPPAAGLPSDEPRIRIGIVVDSSMATVGASTGFAIRVAGGDEVARGGAGATWTFSADAQGRLSARGPSGVVRPRAASLRVIPDAPGGLTINGRQYRGEALIIPRSGGLVSALNVVDLEAYLLGVVPREIGRLPASQIEAMKAQAVAARTYAIGNLGGRETLGFDFYATVMDQVYGGVADEDSIVSRAVRETAGEILTYNGAPILAYYSSTCGGRTAAIEDSWTNRQPLPYLRSVSDRIPGTDEYYCSTSNRFNWTTRWTRAQLLAVLGETLRAHTRGAVQAVSRVDDVRIIDRNASGRATVELTADGREYTLRGDSIRWVLRPQPGPAILNSSLLHDIAVERGPGGVSSMEIEGGGWGHAIGMCQVGAMGRARAGQSYSEILRAYYTGVEVRRLY
- a CDS encoding Gfo/Idh/MocA family oxidoreductase, producing MSEGKLRVALMGVGAIAQVVHLPVLNELDEVELTAVCDVDYVRANALAARFGIPHIFRDDDEVFRSDLIDAIIICTPSYLHEEQAIAALEAGKHVLVEKPLALSPEAVERVIAVAERTGRTLMVAMNNRYRPDTVALRPFSTNGELGDVFLTRGAWLNRKMRVVRPTWRHRRATAGGGAMMDLGVQTLDLCLWMLGWPDAASVMTHMHYPDGMEVEDTAGIIVRLKNGSGISLTVSWSLVAERDRHYMRMLGTRGSGAISPLAVFKEVETGQMIDVTPNVSLGRENLYTASYRRELTHFVSVATGGSEEPLPREQIQIMRIVEAAYRSAEEKAEVNL
- the rpmE gene encoding 50S ribosomal protein L31; protein product: MKPGIHPDYTTSTVHCACGNKFETRSTQDDIHVEICAICHPYYTGRQKLIDTAGRVERFRQKWGKQTAGA